In Vicugna pacos chromosome 6, VicPac4, whole genome shotgun sequence, the DNA window CTGCCTGCCATCCCTTGGTGGACGGTGAGCCGGACCTCGGCTCTGTCCAGGCTGGCCACGCTGGGTCCCCAGGGCAGCTGTGCCTCGACCTCTGCTGAGCGACACTGGACTGACTGGATTCGCCAGCTGGCCAGCTGAGGCCACACAGCCTCTGGATGCCCACGTGCAGATCCACGAGGTCCCCACGGCCtaggcaggggcagggaggcacGAGTGCCTGGCCGGGGACTTCAGGTGGAGACACAGGACCAGCTCTGGACCAGCAGAGGACAGGGCTGGACACAAAGTGCTTCTCTGACCAGCTAGAAGGTGAGGGGCAGAGGGGTCCTGGAACCCACCTGGCCCTCCACTCGCTTGGGAAAGTGGCTgtacctccctgtgcctcagatTTCTTCCATGGGACGTGACAGTGCCCTCGCGCAAGGGTTTCTGCAAGGGTTCTTGGGCCGTGAGACCCACCTCTgaccagacacacacagacatccGATCCGGTGCCCCCTGCTGGGCAGAAACACTCCTGACACTGCTCAGAACGTGGTCCCAACAGCAAGTGCCGTGGAAGCCTCGTGCAGCTGTGGATGAGGCGCACGGAGCCGGCGGGGCAGCGCCCATCTTGTCACGGGGAGTCTGGGCACACATGCCTGCGGGCCCTGGCATCAAAGACCCTGACTGATCCTTGATGAGACACCAACGGGGGCCACCGCCAAAGGCTGCCGGCTGCAAGGTCACGCCTCAGTAGCCATCGTCCTCATCACCATCACAGCCGTAATCTGCAAAGCACAAGAAACAGTCACGGGTGCCGGAGGAGTGCCGTGAGGTCAAGGAGCCCAGGTGCCACCCGCCGCGACTCCCGCACCCCCCTGCGTGCCTAGGAGTGGCCACACCCCTGCCCACCACCAGCGTGGCCACGGCTGCCCCCTCAGGGCTCTAGCACAGCCTCGGTCACACATCATCACTGGAGACCACTGCAGTCCTTTCACCCTGGCAGGTCCCATGAGCAATACGGCGGGTGCAGCTTTTCTCTGCTGGCCAGGCAGCCCCTGCCCGGCAAGCCCAGAGCTCACAGCCTTCACAGCAGCCAGGCCCGGCCAGCTCCTCTGAGCACCCTTGGCCTTAAAACCAGTATGGCCACTCCTACCAAGACTCAGTTCAAGTTTCCTCCCGGGTGAAACAGTGTGCAGAGTCCCTCACCGTCGCCCCCCATCATCTGCAAGGCGCTGACACAGGGCTCGCCGTCCTCCTCGTCCGCGTCCTCCTCATCTGCGTCCTCCTCGGGGTGGTACGACACTGGCCCGCTCTCCACCACGACTGCCGTGGGCCCGCCGGGCTCAGcctccagggaggaggggctTGGGAGCAAGGCCTGCGGCGGGTGAGGGGACAAGCTGGGGACAGGGCGGAGCACAGCTCCCCGCTGGGGACCCTTCCCACCTTCCAAGAGCAGTCAGCAAGGACCCCCGAGCCCCGTGGCCTCTCCCCTCGCCCCGTGCACACCCAGGAGCTTCCAGAAAACTCTTCATTCCTGCTGAGGCCTTGCCGGAGGAAGGAGGGCCCCTGCCCAAGGAGGGGGCCTGGAGCACAGGCTGCCCCCCGCGACCCCATCCTGCCCTGCAGCTGCCTAggggccctccctcccctcactttCATTTCCTGGTCCAGACCAGGATCCTGACGTTAAGAGGAAGGCCTCCAGTCCCCAgacaagggaagagggaaggcccAACACTGGCCGGGATGGACCCTGGGGCTGGGCCTTGCTTCCCACACAGAGGAGCCTGGATGGCTGCACGCTGGCCTGGGGGCAATGCTGGACACTGCTGCACACCAGTGGCCTCCAGCTCCCAGGGCACTTGTCCCCGGGGCCACCCTGGGCCACAGGCCCCTCTGCCGGGGCTGGGACAGCCAGAGCGGCAGTGCCGATGCTCCATCCCCATCAGCCCATCCTCAGCCACTGCTTCCCACAGTCTCGGCACCACGCACCTCCCCGACAGCCACCTTCTTAGCCAGCTGCGGTGACACCATCGGCCTCAACCTGGAAGAGAGCACAGCATGACGGCCTCAGCCACTATAGCACATCTGGGCGACGTGGGGGGGCAgagccccgccgccccgcccctctGGGTCCCGTCCACCCCAGGCCCCGCTGTGGCCTGCCTGCTCCTTCACCCGGGCTCCAGGCCTggcagccctcccaccccaggctccccTCGTGCCAGGCTCCCTCGCAGACCCACAGGTCTCACGTCTCCGCCCGTCTCCGATCCAGGCGAGTCCCCTCTGTGCCCTCAGCCGCACACAGGCCACAGAGCTGCCCGGACCATCTCTGCAGGGTGGTGGCCCCTGCCCGCCTGCCCCCATCGGGAGTGACACTGCGGCCACTACTCCTGTCTCCTCTAGCCAACCCCCCTGCCCGGCAGTGAGCAGGGGATGAGAGCGGGGCAGGCGCGGGGGACACCCAGGAGAACCAACTCCTGGGATGGAGAATCAGCCTGGCCCACTGTTCCTTGAAACACAACAGGCCCTGATGCCACGGGAGCCCTTCCGGGGCTGGAGCCCCTCCTCGGCCCTGGCCGGGGCAGCAGGGGCCTGCCGGACACCAGCAATGGTTCCTAGCACTCAGGTGGCCAACACTCCCCAAGCGCCTCTGCATGGCCCGGGCCCCAGCCCACCCGGTACCTTTTCCCCACGCTGGTCCCGGGACCAGCCCCGCTCCTGCTGGCAGACGTTTTCCTCCGAGGCAGCTTCTTGGCTGGGGCCTGCTCCTCGGGCCGGGCGTCCTCCCTGGGCAGGCCGGCCCCGGCCTTGCTGTCCAGGTCCCGGAGCACGCTATAGTTGATCTTGCTGGAGATTttcttctgctccagcatcttcTCGATGGCCTCCCCAGCCGTGCTAGCCTGGATGGGCTCCCGTCGCTTGCAAGACTTCTTGGGCTCAATGGAAACACAAAAGTCATTCTTTCTGTGGGCCTCAGCGCCAGCCGGGCTCCAGGGGGCAGGGGCTCAAGCAGCCAGGGGCTACTGGGAAGCCTGAGCCGCCCTGGTGAGCGAGCGCCTGGGCGGCTGCCATCTGCCCACAGCCCCTGCGCAGACCCCCGGCCGGGCTGGGCCCCAAGCAGGCCTCCCGGGCCCCGGGGAGTGGGGGACGCCCCACCTTGTGCTCCTTGTAGATGCCAAGCTCCCGCTCCTTCgctattcttgcttccttctctgGAAGGCAGAGCAGTGGGGTCAGCCGGGCGGGTGGGGTCAGCGAGGTGGCACCCCAGGACACCTGGGTGGGCACTCACCCCTCTGCTCCCGAAGGTACTCAGCATTCTCCCGTGTCCACAGCTCGGCCTTCACGCGGGCCTCTGCCTCATTCAGGATGTACTGGGGCAGAGCAGAGCGTCCCTCAGACGGCACATTCCAGTCTCAGCCACAAACATGCTCCCCTTCTACATGATGGGCAGGACGCAGGCCTCCGACCCAAGAGGGAACATGTGTGGAGACCCTCACCTTTCCCAGGCCAGCCTGAGGGCTGCATCCGTGAACCAGCACTGCACCTGCCCCCCGGCTGGCAGCTCACAGGCCCTGCAGGCGCAGGCGCTGGGCCAGCCAGAGCGCAGGGAGGGCCCCCGAGAAGGCACTGAGCTGAGGGCTCAGGACACCAACTTAAGCACATGCAGGTGACCTCAGACAAGGTGGCTGGTGGAGAGGCTCCCCGCTGGCGGGGGACAAGCACTGCGGGACTAGCTGGGAGCCCCAAGCAACCCATGGCCACGGCGCTCACCCTGTCGATCTCCAGGTCATCGATGCCACTGAGGTCCAGCTCACCGTCCCCGCACGCGTCCTCTGGAGGGAAGCACAGTCTGCGTTCAGGGCCACCTTCCATGCCACCTGGGCCATCACAGGACTTGGGGGTGCGGCTAGGGCTTCTGGAACACGCCTCCTCCTGGCCACTGGCGGGCCCCGCGAATGCAGGGCACAGGGGACGAGACTCACCCCAGCACCTCGTGGAGGAAGCAGGACGCTAACCCACAGGGGAAACCCCTGTCCTCATGCCCTCCTGGCTGTGGCTGTGCTCAGGACACCCCCAACACCTCAGCCATCCTCTTCTGCCCAAGCTGCGTCAACAGCACAAAGTGCACGGCCCAGAAACTGGGGCTGGCCCTCCCGCCCACCACCCCTTCAGCACCTGGCAGCCCTCTGCTGAGCCTATTTCACCCCAACGGCAGACCTCCCGGGCTCTCCTGCCATGTTGTCGCTCCACAGCTGAGGTCCCGCGAGGACACCTGGTGCTCAGACGCACCCAGTGCCCCTCTGGGGTCTGCCTCGCTCCCCTCCCTGTCTCAGCTCCAGTCAGAAGGGCCTCTTCTGCTCCAAGGTCAGAGCACCCTTAGctgcctcagggcttttgcacatgCCCCCACTGGGTACAGCGTGGGACCCGCCTGGGGCTTCACTCATACAGGGCGCAGGGCGAACACCTGAGCAGCTGAACGTGCCTCTGAATAGTGTTCCCCTACATGGGCTCCTCGCACACAGAGGCAGACCCTCAGCCTCggagaggaggcagggccagggctcGCAGTGAACCAGATGGAACCAAACCCGCCCTCCTCCTGGAGCTGCCTGcattccaggcctccccagggggTGGCAGCAACTGTCACCCTGCTCAGGGCTCCATCACTGTGGGCACTGGAGCCTGGCGGGCAGTGTCCGTCTAACTCATGGAGACGGGGAGCTCAGCCGATGCTTTCCCACCAGACTAGACAtgcaggggacagggagggggttagggttagggcccGTGACTTCTCAGCTGAGATTCACAGGAGGCCTCTGCACTGACACCTCCTGAGTTGCCCAGGGGCAGGAAGGAGCCTGCAGTCACAGCCCCCGGACAGAGGGCTCTGGCCACTGGAGGAGGGTCCCCAAGATGGTGAGAAGCCCTCCTGGCCATCCAGGGTGTTGGCACAGCAGGGTGGCCGGCCGCTCACACAGCCCTGCAGTGGGGCTGCAGTGCCCCTCCCAAGCCTGCCCTTCCAGAAGCCTGCCCTCCAAGCAGCACCCCACCTTCCACCCACCCGGAGGAGCCCTGcatcctccccccagcccccagtacTCACTGGGGTCTCGGCTCTGGGAGGAGATGCACTCTCGGATGGAGTCCGAGATGCCCAGGCTGGCAGCTGTGGGCAGGGGTCCGAGGAGGGACTCCAGGGCGGGGGGCCTGCCATGCCCCTCAGGGCCCCCCGCCACCTCTGAGCTGCCAGGAAGGCCACCACCAAGGAGCTCCCTGTAGAAGTCCTTGTTCAGGTGGCTGGCGGCGGCCTCCAGCTCCTCGTCCTCGGCGTCCTCCTCGCCAAACACACTGGACGTGGTGTCCTCGACAGAGCCTAGGGACACAAGCGCACACACCACCTGAGAGCCGGGCGGGAGGCCAGGTGGC includes these proteins:
- the BRF1 gene encoding transcription factor IIIB 90 kDa subunit isoform X1 produces the protein MTALRLLQRMKRDWMHTGRRPSGLCGAALLVAARMHDFRRTVKEVISVVKVCESTLRKRLTEFEDTPTSQLTVDEFMKIDLEGECDPPSYTAGQRKLRMKQLEQVLSKQLEEVEGEISSYQDAIEIELENSRPKAKGALASLTKDGSVEDTTSSVFGEEDAEDEELEAAASHLNKDFYRELLGGGLPGSSEVAGGPEGHGRPPALESLLGPLPTAASLGISDSIRECISSQSRDPKDACGDGELDLSGIDDLEIDRYILNEAEARVKAELWTRENAEYLREQREKEARIAKERELGIYKEHKPKKSCKRREPIQASTAGEAIEKMLEQKKISSKINYSVLRDLDSKAGAGLPREDARPEEQAPAKKLPRRKTSASRSGAGPGTSVGKRLRPMVSPQLAKKVAVGEALLPSPSSLEAEPGGPTAVVVESGPVSYHPEEDADEEDADEEDGEPCVSALQMMGGDDYGCDGDEDDGY